The genome window GCGCGGATTTTGAAGTGAGCGAAAATTTAAACGAGCTACAGCGGGGCGAGTTTGTAGCGAGCGTGAGCAAGGATATGCGGCTACTAAAAGTGCTTGCGAATTTGATAGCGACGGCCGAGCGCAGTCAGAGTACCTTTTTTGAGAGCTTGGAGATGTTTTACGAAAATTTCGGCGAGCTTAAAAGCAGCGAAAATGCGGCGTTTCCAAACGAAAGCGGCGTTGCAGAAGCGCTAAAAAATATGCGCGAATACGTCCTAGCTAGAGGCGGCGGCAAAGACGCGCAAAGCGCCGTAAAAGATGGCAGTCCGAGCGAAATATTGGCTCGCTCGTTTATGTCGCGCTCGAGCCTTGATTATCGTACGTTTTCTAAAATTTATACGCCGGAGCTTGACGGGATGTTTTTTGAGTTAAAAGCACGGCTAAAGCGCTATTTTGATGCGCTGGAGGAGTATAAAATCGCCGAGCTGGCTAGATTTTTAAAAATCTATAAAGAGTGCAAAATCTCGCTAAATAAAAGGCTAAATTCGCTCGCCTTTAGCGATGTGACGCGCCTAGTTTACGAGCTTTTAAGGGGTGGCGAGACGGACGCGCAGATGCTTTATTTTAGGCTCGACGGGCGCATAAATCACCTGCTCATCGACGAGTTTCAAGACACCAACGTCGCGCAGTACGAGATCATGCGTCCGCTCATCGAAGAAATCGTCGCCGGATACGGACAAAACGGGCTTGGCAGCTTTTTTTACGTCGGCGACGTAAAGCAGAGTATTTACCGTTTTCGCGGCGGCAAAAGGGAGCTTTTCGGCAAGCTGATGCGAGATTTTCCGCAGATCAAAGCGCAAAATTTGGAGGTAAATTACCGCAGTAAAAAGGCGCTGGTTAGATTTACGAACGCCGTGTTTGCGGACAAGATCGAAAATTTTAAACCGCAAAGAACGCCACAAAAAGAGGGCGAGCGGGTAAATTTGGTAGGGCAGATGCCGTACTTTGAGGCACAGGAGGACGATCTTGGCTTCGTGCGGGTAAGTAGCGGCGATGATGTGGCGTTAGAGGCGGTACAGCAGGTTAAATTTCTCCTGCAAAAAGGGGTTTGCGAGGACGATATCACCGTGCTTTGCTGGAAAAACGACGATATAAATAAAATCTCAAATTTACTGAGCGAGGCGGGCGTAAAAAGCGTGAGCGAGGGCGTGACGGCGCTGCTAGCAAGCAAAAATGCGCGCGCAGTAGCGGAATACGCTAAATTTTGTCTATTCGGCGAGAGAATTTACAAGCTAAATACCGAGGCGATCCTGGACGTAAACGCCGTAAAACTAAGCGTAAATCCGCAAAAATCGGCGCTTGAAAGCCTGCACTATCTAGCGGGCAGACTCGGCGTAGATATGAGCGACGCGGACGTTTTGCGACTACTTGAGCTAGCGCAGCCGTATTCAAATTTGACCGAGTTTGTCTACAATCTTGATAGATTTGAAGCTAAAGCGAGCGCAAAAAGCGGCGAGGGCGTGAAAATCATGACCGTGCACAAGTCAAAGGGGCTGGAGTTTGAAAACGTGATCGTGTGCGATAAAATGGGCGCCGGACGGCATGACGGGTCAAATTTCATCGCAGAATATGACGCGGATACGGGCTCCTGGCAGGTGCGACACAACGTCAAAAAGCAGTGCATCGACGAGGATTTTGCAAAGCTAAAAGAAAAAGCGGCGCGGCTCGAGCGCGAAGAGGATATGAACAAGCTCTACGTCGCGCTAACGCGGGCGATTGGCGGGCTAATCATCGTTAAAAAAACGGGCGCAAACGGCAGAAATCCGAGCTTTTTTGAGGCGTATGAGAGTAACGGCGAGGTTATAGAGTATCTTGATTTGATTGATTTTAGCTTCGGCGAGCCTACGCCTAGCAAGGCACGAAATTTGACGTCAGCGAGCAAATTTGAACCTATAGAGCTAGTTCAAATTTCAAAGCAAATCGTAGACGAAACGCCAAAATCCGAGAGCAAAAATCAAAAGGCGATTTATCTTGGTTTGGCGCTACACTATCTGCTCGAGATGGCGGAAAAATTCGACGAGAGTTCGCTAAAAACGGCGCAAATTTCGATGCGAAACGCTTTTCATAAATTTTTGGACGAGGGCGAGTTGGATGAAATTTACGCGCGCGGGCTAAATTTGATAAACGAGCCTAAATTTAAGCAAATGACGCAAGCAAAAAGGGTGTTTAAAGAGCAGCCTTTGCGCTTTGAGGGCATGCTAAAGCAACTTGATCTGCTCTGTTTGGACGAAACCCAAATCTGCGTGATCGACTATAAAACGAGCGATAAAAATATAGATGAAAATATCGCGCAGGTTGAGGAGTACAAAAAAATACTGGCTCAAATTTATCCGAATTTGAGCGTGAGAGCGGCGATATTTTACGCTTTGCGGGACCAAATTCGAAGCATTGATATTTAAATATAGCTTAAATTAAGCTACTTGTAAGGTGCATTTGAATACAATCACGACTTAAAATTATCTAAAGGGTAAGAAATGACGAAAATAACAAAACCAAACGAAGTGGAGCGCGAGTGGATCGTGCTTGACGCGGCAGGCAAGCGTTTTGGTAGATTGCTAACCGAGGTAGCTACGCTGCTTCGCGGTAAGCATAAACCAAATTTCACTCCGAATGTCGATTGCGGCGATTACGTTATCATAATCAACGCTTCTAAAGCCGAATTTACGGGCAACAATAAAGCTGAGCAAAAGCTTTATCACCGCCATTCAGGGTATTTCGGTAGCACGAAGAGCGAGAAATTCGGCGAGCTTTTAGCTGACAAACCTGAAAAACTGTTCAAGCTAGCCGTTCGCGGAATGCTTCCAAAAACAAAACTCGGCAGAGAGATGATAAAAAAACTAAAAGTTTACGCCGGCAGCGAGCATCCGCATACGGCTCAAATAGCTAAAAAAGAAGGAAAATAATCATGGCGAAAGTTTATGCAACCGGTAAAAGAAAAACTGCCGTAGCAAAAGTCTGGCTAAAACCGGGCAGCGGTAAAATTTTAGTAAACGGACTTGATCTAAACACTTGGCTGGGCGGACACGAGGCTATTAAGCTAAAAGTAGTTCAGCCTTTGCTTTTAACAAAACAAGAGAGTTCCGTAGACGTAACCGCAACGACTCTAGGCGGCGGATACTCTGCTCAGGCTGATGCGCTAAGGCACGGCATTTCAAGAGCATTGGCTCTATTTGACGCCGACTTTAGAGCAACACTAAAACCAAAAGGCCTACTAACTCGCGACTCACGCGTCGTTGAGCGTAAGAAATTCGGTAGAAGAAAAGCTAGAAGAAGCCCGCAATTCTCTAAACGCTAATAGTTTTTGGGGTAGCGCGAATTTAAGGTGCATTGATATTTGCGGTTGGTTTTTTGTAAACTCGCAAATATCAAATGTTTAAACGAAATTTATAATTTTTGTGTTATCATTGAAACATACATTTCACTTGAAAGGATTTTCTATGAAAAAGATTGCTATTGCTTTAGTTGCTGCTACAGCTCTTTTTGCTGCTGATTCAGCTTACAAATATGAATTAACTCCAACCATCGGCGGAGTTCATCCTGAGGGTAACCTTGGAATGAACGATCAAGCTGCTATCGGTTTAAGACTTGGTAGAAACCTTGAGAATTTCTTCATCAACCAAGTAGAGCTAGGTTTTAGCCATGCAGATAAGGTTAGAGAGTACGGCGTAAAAGGCAAAGCTACTAGATATTTCGTAAATGCCATCAAAGATTTCGGTATCACTGACAATCTTTCACTTTATGGATTACTAGGTGCTGGATATGAGGATGTTTCAAAAAGATTCGTTAAAAATGACGACGGCGGCTTCGGTCAATACGGTCTTGGTTTAAGATACCAAATCACCGACAACTTTGCGTTGCGTGCTGAAGCTGTTGATGCTATCAAATTTAACCACGGAGATCACAATCTATTCTATACTCTAGGTTTTGCAGTAGGTTTTGCTCCTAAAAACGCTCCTGTAGTTGCAGAAGCTCCAAAAGTTGAGCCTGCTCCTGCTCCTGTTAGCCTTGACGATGACAATGACGGCGTTTTAAACGATGTCGATCAATGCCCAAATACACCGGCAGGCGTAGTGGTTGACGAGACTGGATGCGAGAAGGTTATCGTTCTTAGAGATATCGGCGTAAACTTCGCATTCGATAGCTACAAAATAACTCCAAAATATCTTGAGGAGATCAAAAAAGTAGCTAACTTTATGGGTGAAAATCCAGGTTACCGCGTAGTTCTAAGCGGACATACAGATAGCGTAGGCGCTGAGGCTTACAACCAAAAACTATCTGAAAAAAGAGCAAACGCAGTTGCTAAAGCTCTTGAAGAGCTTGGCGTAAGCGCAGACAAGATCACATCTATCGGATATGGCGAGCTTAAACCTATCGCTTCAAACAAAACAAAAGAAGGACGCGCTGAAAATAGACGCGTTGAAGCTAGATTTAACAAATAATTAGCCTAGCTTAATTAATGCATGGACGAGATTAAATTCGAACTTATTTGGTCGTTAATCTCGTCCTATTCTTTAAAAATTTTAGGCTCTATCACCATATTGCTTATCGGCAAATGGCTAGTAGCTAAAATCTCAAATCTTATATCAAAATTAATCATTTCCTCTCGACTTGACGAAACTCTTTCGAATTTTTTGCTAAATATCATCAAAACGCTTCTTATGGCTTTCGTAATCATAGCTGCGATTGCAAATTTGGGCGTCGAGACGTCTATGTTCGTTGCTGCGCTAGGTGCCATCGGTCTTGCTATCGGTATGGCGTTTAAGGATACTTTTTCAAACATCGGCGCAGGATTTTTGATAATATTTTTTAGGCCGTTTAAACTCAAAGACCACATCGAAGTCGCAGGCGTGCAAGGCGCGGTCAAAGAAATCAATATGTTTAGCACTGTTTTGCGTACGACCGATCACAAAACCATCATTATCCCAAACGGACGTATCATAAGTAGCAATATAATAAACTTCTCAAAAGAGGGCACTAGGCGGGTTGAGCTCGTATTCTCCATAGATTATAAAGACGATTTAAAGCTTGCAAAAGAGATTATTTTAAACCTAGCTGACAAAAACAAAAAGATCCTAAAAGAGCCAAAGCCATTCGTCGGCGTCGGAAGTTTGGGTGAAAATAGCGTAAATTTGACCGCTAGATTTTGGTGCGCGAGCAGTGATTTTTCGGATGTGCAGTTTGCTATTCTAGAAAGCGTCAAGCTCGCATTTGACGCTAAAGGCATCTCTATACCGTCGCCGTAGCTTAGCATCCGCTATCAAGACAAAAGACAAGACTAGCAAATTTAATCACTCGGTTTTCTTGTATATTTTATACTTATTTGCTTGTATGGTTGATAGGTTAAATTTAACCTGCAATTCCGTGCTGTTAAATTTGTGTAAAAGTATATAACTATCATAAATTTTGCCTGCAATATTTTAAACAGTATCCTTACATAAAAGTTAAATTTGACATCATGGTATTTTAAGAAAACCGTAATTTCAGTACCTAGCCTACAATAAGGTAAAACGAAATAAAAACCCATAATGATTAAAATTTGAAATTTTGAAAAGCCGACTTAAGGCAAATTTTAAAATACAAAAAGTAAAATCAAAGTTTATTAAATTGTAAATTTGACGCGAAAATGCCGTCAAATTTGCTATATCACAATCAAAAAAACGAAAGAAGCAAGATGAAAAAAACCATACTTTTTGACCTAGACGGTACGCTTATCGACTCGACGCCTGCGATCCTTGATGGATTTGGCGCGGCGTTTCGTGCTCACGGCGAGCCTGATCCAAAGCCCGAAGCGGTCAAGGCTCTAGTCGGCCATCCTCTTGACGTCATGTTTGCCGGACTTGGCGCGCCGACGCAGCTAATGCCTGATTATATCGCCGCGTATAAGGCACGTTATGAGCAGATTTTTTTGGAGCAAACATCGTTGCTTGATGGCGCGGCGGGCGCGTTGGCGCTTGCTAGCGAGGTTGCGGACGTGGGCGTCGTGACGACGAAAACGTCGAAATTTTCGGTCATTTTGCTTGAGCACTTGGGCGTTATGAGATTTATCAAAACCGTGATCGGCAGAGACGACGTCGTAAATCCGAAGCCCGACCCTGAGCCCATAAATAGGGCTCTTGAGCGCCTAGGCAACACAAGCGCGCAAGATAAGGCGAACGCCTTTATGATCGGCGATACGACGATGGATCTGGAGGCAGCGAAGCGTGCGGGCATCGCTGGCGTCGGGCTAGTTTGCGGCTATGGCAATGAGGCTGATTTGCGCGGGCACTCAAATTTGATCTTTAAAAACGCATTCGAGGCGGTTAAATTTATAGCGGGTAGATGAGGCTGGGCTGATAATTTAGAATTTTAGCATCGATCAAAACCTATAGTTAGCTCGCTAAACGGCTATTTTTAGTGTTTGTTTGAGTTGTTAAATTTAATAATTTATAAAACGCAGCGACAAGCATAACGAGTTAAATTTAAATCAACTTTGTCGCAAGGACCAGGGCAAAAAGGCAAATTTGACCTGCCGATGCGCTCCCTTTTTTCAAGGGACTCAATCGCATTGTTTGCATTAAGATAAACGCCGTCAAAATCCGTATCCAAGACTTTAAACGACTCATCACTCAGGTAGGCGTAAAGCACAACTAGGCGTTCGTGACCGAGATAGCTCGTATGTAGCCGATAGCGGCTCATTTTTCTGCTAAGCCGTCTTTAACAATAACCTCAATCCTGTTTTGAGCGATGATGATAAAACCGTATCGCGAGATAGCAATGACGAAGCAACGTATCTTCTTGCGCTAACCTATCGTAAATTTTGCTTCGTTCGTGATTTTTCATTCGCTGCGGCATAAAAGCATAAGACGAAAATCGCGGCTAACGCAGATAAAATTTTATACATAGCTTCTTCGTTTTTAAAATTTATAGTTTAAACTTGAGCGATTTTTAAAATCGGCCGCCAAAACAAATTTAGGGCTTTAGATTATTAAATTTAGGCTTTTTTGAAAATGTAAAAGCGGTGGATTAATGATAGATTTTGGAATTTAGCTCTATAATAAAAGATTTTTAAAAAACATAAGAAAATTTAAGGCGGAAAAATGGCTAAAATAATGAAAACTATGGACGGAAACGAGGCTGCGGCGCACGCGGCTTACGCATTTACTGAGGTTGCGGGTATCTACCCGATCACTCCTAGCTCGCCGATGGCCGATTACACCGATATGTGGGCGGCTCAGGGCAAGAAAAATCTATTCGGTATGCCCGTTAAGGTAGTCGAAATGCAAAGCGAGGGCGGGGCTGCGGGCACCGTGCACGGCTCGCTGCAAGTAGGCGCGCTAACTACGACATACACGGCTTCGCAAGGACTTTTGCTAAAAATCCCGAATATGTACAAAATCGCAGGCCAGCTACTACCAGGCGTCATCCACGTGAGCGCGCGCTCTATCGCGGCTCAGGCGCTTTCAATCTTTGGCGATCATCAGGACATCTACGCCTGTCGCCAGACGGGCTTTGCTATGCTGGCAAGCGGCTCCGTACAGGAAGTCATGGATATTGCGGGCGTCGCGCATCTAGCGGCGATCAAGGGTCGCGTACCGTTTTTACACTTTTTCGACGGATTTCGCACGAGCCACGAAATACAAAAGGTCGAGGTGCTTGACTACGCGCACTTTGATAGACTTCTTGACCGCGAGGCGCTACAAAAATTTAGAGACGAGGCGCTAAGTCCAGAAAACCCGAAAACTCGCGGCACGGCTCAAAACGACGACATCTACTTCCAGACGCGCGAGCTAGCTAACCGCTACTACGACGCCGTGCCTGATATCGTGGCCGAGTATCTAAAAGAAATTTCAAAAATCACGGGACGCGACTATCGTCCGTTTAATTATTACGGCGATCCGCACGCTACGCGCATCGTGGTCGCGATGGGTTCGGTAACGCAAACTCTCGAAGAGGTAGTCGATCACCTGCGCGCAAAGGGCGAAAAAGTAGGCGTGCTAAAGGTGCATCTATACCGTCCGTTTAGCCTAAAATACCTCTTTGACGTGATGCCTGAGACGGTAGAAAAGATCGCCGTGCTAGACCGCACGAAAGAGCCGGGGAGCCTCGGCGAGCCGCTATATCTGGATGTCAAGGCAGCGTTTTACGGACGCAAAAATCAGCCCGTGATCGTAGGCGGCCGCTACGGTCTAAGCTCAAAAGACGTCGATCCTGCGCAAATGCTAGCCGTCTTTGAAAATCTAAATTTAGAGGGGCCTAAAAACGGCTTTACCGTCGGTATCGAAGATGACGTGACCTTCACCTCGCTAAAAGTCGGCGAGAAAATTTCGCTAAGCGACGCAAGCGTGAAAGAGTGCCTATTTTACGGCCTTGGCGCGGACGGTACCGTGGGAGCGAATAAAAACTCCATCAAAATCATCGGCGATAAAACCGAGCTTTACGCGCAGGCGTATTTTGCCTACGATAGCAAAAAATCAGGCGGCTATACGCGCTCGCACCTGCGCTTCGGTAAAAACCCGATCCGCTCGACCTACCTCGTCTCAAATCCGCACTTCGTAGCCTGCTCGGTCGCGGCGTATCTTGAAATTTACGACGTCATAGACGGCATCCGCGAGGGCGGGACGTTCCTGCTAAACTCGATCTGGGACGCCGAGCAGACGGTCGCTAAACTGCCGAATAAAGTAAAGAAAATTTTGGCCGAGAAAAGAGTAAATTTCTACATCATCAACGCCACTAAGCTAGCTCGCGAGATCGGGCTAAAAAACCGCACGAACACCATCATGCAGTCGGCGTTTTTTAAACTTGCAGACATCATCCCGTTTGCCGACGCGCAAAAATACATGAAAGAGTACGCGCACAAAGCCTACGCCAAAAAGGGCGAAGCGATCGTAGAGATGAACTACAAGGCTATCGATATGGGCGCGGACGGGCTGGTTAAGGTCGCGGTTGATCCTAGCTGGGCAAATTTGACG of Campylobacter showae contains these proteins:
- the rpsI gene encoding 30S ribosomal protein S9 is translated as MAKVYATGKRKTAVAKVWLKPGSGKILVNGLDLNTWLGGHEAIKLKVVQPLLLTKQESSVDVTATTLGGGYSAQADALRHGISRALALFDADFRATLKPKGLLTRDSRVVERKKFGRRKARRSPQFSKR
- a CDS encoding HAD family hydrolase, with protein sequence MKKTILFDLDGTLIDSTPAILDGFGAAFRAHGEPDPKPEAVKALVGHPLDVMFAGLGAPTQLMPDYIAAYKARYEQIFLEQTSLLDGAAGALALASEVADVGVVTTKTSKFSVILLEHLGVMRFIKTVIGRDDVVNPKPDPEPINRALERLGNTSAQDKANAFMIGDTTMDLEAAKRAGIAGVGLVCGYGNEADLRGHSNLIFKNAFEAVKFIAGR
- the rplM gene encoding 50S ribosomal protein L13, encoding MTKITKPNEVEREWIVLDAAGKRFGRLLTEVATLLRGKHKPNFTPNVDCGDYVIIINASKAEFTGNNKAEQKLYHRHSGYFGSTKSEKFGELLADKPEKLFKLAVRGMLPKTKLGREMIKKLKVYAGSEHPHTAQIAKKEGK
- a CDS encoding RecB-like helicase; translated protein: MKPFLALEASAGSGKTFALSVRFIAILLSGADAREIMALTFTKKAANEMKERIVQTFLRLEEKGAELAELEQILGVGRDEILAMRDARATHFLESDLKIGTFDSFFVGILRSFCLNLGLSADFEVSENLNELQRGEFVASVSKDMRLLKVLANLIATAERSQSTFFESLEMFYENFGELKSSENAAFPNESGVAEALKNMREYVLARGGGKDAQSAVKDGSPSEILARSFMSRSSLDYRTFSKIYTPELDGMFFELKARLKRYFDALEEYKIAELARFLKIYKECKISLNKRLNSLAFSDVTRLVYELLRGGETDAQMLYFRLDGRINHLLIDEFQDTNVAQYEIMRPLIEEIVAGYGQNGLGSFFYVGDVKQSIYRFRGGKRELFGKLMRDFPQIKAQNLEVNYRSKKALVRFTNAVFADKIENFKPQRTPQKEGERVNLVGQMPYFEAQEDDLGFVRVSSGDDVALEAVQQVKFLLQKGVCEDDITVLCWKNDDINKISNLLSEAGVKSVSEGVTALLASKNARAVAEYAKFCLFGERIYKLNTEAILDVNAVKLSVNPQKSALESLHYLAGRLGVDMSDADVLRLLELAQPYSNLTEFVYNLDRFEAKASAKSGEGVKIMTVHKSKGLEFENVIVCDKMGAGRHDGSNFIAEYDADTGSWQVRHNVKKQCIDEDFAKLKEKAARLEREEDMNKLYVALTRAIGGLIIVKKTGANGRNPSFFEAYESNGEVIEYLDLIDFSFGEPTPSKARNLTSASKFEPIELVQISKQIVDETPKSESKNQKAIYLGLALHYLLEMAEKFDESSLKTAQISMRNAFHKFLDEGELDEIYARGLNLINEPKFKQMTQAKRVFKEQPLRFEGMLKQLDLLCLDETQICVIDYKTSDKNIDENIAQVEEYKKILAQIYPNLSVRAAIFYALRDQIRSIDI
- the nifJ gene encoding pyruvate:ferredoxin (flavodoxin) oxidoreductase, yielding MAKIMKTMDGNEAAAHAAYAFTEVAGIYPITPSSPMADYTDMWAAQGKKNLFGMPVKVVEMQSEGGAAGTVHGSLQVGALTTTYTASQGLLLKIPNMYKIAGQLLPGVIHVSARSIAAQALSIFGDHQDIYACRQTGFAMLASGSVQEVMDIAGVAHLAAIKGRVPFLHFFDGFRTSHEIQKVEVLDYAHFDRLLDREALQKFRDEALSPENPKTRGTAQNDDIYFQTRELANRYYDAVPDIVAEYLKEISKITGRDYRPFNYYGDPHATRIVVAMGSVTQTLEEVVDHLRAKGEKVGVLKVHLYRPFSLKYLFDVMPETVEKIAVLDRTKEPGSLGEPLYLDVKAAFYGRKNQPVIVGGRYGLSSKDVDPAQMLAVFENLNLEGPKNGFTVGIEDDVTFTSLKVGEKISLSDASVKECLFYGLGADGTVGANKNSIKIIGDKTELYAQAYFAYDSKKSGGYTRSHLRFGKNPIRSTYLVSNPHFVACSVAAYLEIYDVIDGIREGGTFLLNSIWDAEQTVAKLPNKVKKILAEKRVNFYIINATKLAREIGLKNRTNTIMQSAFFKLADIIPFADAQKYMKEYAHKAYAKKGEAIVEMNYKAIDMGADGLVKVAVDPSWANLTDEASAEEKYVGDEFIEKIVKPINAARGDSLPVSAFVGFEDGHFKSGTTQYEKRGIGVMVPKWIESNCIQCNQCAFVCPHAVIRPFLIDENELAAAPQTVQDHVLDAKGKEVKGLKYKIQVSPLDCTGCELCAQNCPSKEKSLIMVPLAEEMEKNEQENADYLFKKVTYKDDLMSKESVKGVGFAQPLFEFHGACPGCGETPYIGLVTRLFGDRMIVANATGCSSIYGGSAPSTPYTTNKEGKGVAWANSLFEDNAEFGMGMNVAVETLRHRIEDVMLRTKDAAPNALAALYSDWIAHKNDGEKTTQIAKILTPLLEQNLSVPGVKEILELKRYLVKKSQWIIGGDGWAYDIGFGGLDHVLASGENVNVLVLDTEVYSNTGGQSSKSSRAGSIAQFTASGKPMQKKDLGYIAMTYGNIFVAQINSNASQANTIKAIAAAEAYDGPSLVIAYSPCIAHGIKGGLALSGDQGELATKCGYWPTYVYDPRLIKEGKNPLKMTSKDPDWSLYEEFLLNEVRYNSLKKTNPQHADELLAKNKVDAQRRYRQLKRLSLADFSDEVESSAEAQANESAE
- a CDS encoding OmpA family protein → MKKIAIALVAATALFAADSAYKYELTPTIGGVHPEGNLGMNDQAAIGLRLGRNLENFFINQVELGFSHADKVREYGVKGKATRYFVNAIKDFGITDNLSLYGLLGAGYEDVSKRFVKNDDGGFGQYGLGLRYQITDNFALRAEAVDAIKFNHGDHNLFYTLGFAVGFAPKNAPVVAEAPKVEPAPAPVSLDDDNDGVLNDVDQCPNTPAGVVVDETGCEKVIVLRDIGVNFAFDSYKITPKYLEEIKKVANFMGENPGYRVVLSGHTDSVGAEAYNQKLSEKRANAVAKALEELGVSADKITSIGYGELKPIASNKTKEGRAENRRVEARFNK
- a CDS encoding mechanosensitive ion channel family protein, whose product is MDEIKFELIWSLISSYSLKILGSITILLIGKWLVAKISNLISKLIISSRLDETLSNFLLNIIKTLLMAFVIIAAIANLGVETSMFVAALGAIGLAIGMAFKDTFSNIGAGFLIIFFRPFKLKDHIEVAGVQGAVKEINMFSTVLRTTDHKTIIIPNGRIISSNIINFSKEGTRRVELVFSIDYKDDLKLAKEIILNLADKNKKILKEPKPFVGVGSLGENSVNLTARFWCASSDFSDVQFAILESVKLAFDAKGISIPSP